From Periophthalmus magnuspinnatus isolate fPerMag1 chromosome 6, fPerMag1.2.pri, whole genome shotgun sequence:
ttttaaacataaatcttaGCAATTTATGCTATCATAACAAGACAattattttccaaaattgtgcagTCAAAGTTTATGTATCCTAACACTGTGATGTTGAAATTGTCCTTGGtagtattatatatatacagtatgcgtatgtatgtgtgtatatatgtatgtatatgtgtgtatatatgtatgtatatatgtgtatatatatatatatatatatatatatatatatataaataggaTGGGCCCGTGCCACTCCTCTCCTCATCGCTCTCTTTAAGATCTCTGCTGTCATGCTGATGTATGTTTTTTCTCATCACAGAGCCATCTATTGCCGCCTCTGAACCAGTTATTCTTCCCATGGACAGTCACAGCCCACCATTCTCGCTGCAGTGTAACCTGACCAGCAGCCACAGTGCACACTCTGAGAGCTTCTGGATGAAAAACGGAGAGGAGATCCCTGAAACGCGCacctcaaataaaaacacagagtaCAGGTAAGagtggagatgtacacagattACGTATTATTATGGTCACTCACAGGTGAATTGAATTACACAGATTATCTGATAATAAAAGCACCTGTACGAggtacatttatttgttttatatagaAAAATGTACCAGGAAAAGAATGCAATGTAATTATTGGGTAAAATAAACAAgatagctaaaaaaaacactatttacagCCTTAATAGAGCacaaacaaaatgtttttaaggaatgattcaggcttagaaaatatttaattaagtGTTAGGAGTTAGGTTTGGGTATTAAGTAATTCTTACGACtactatttgttcatttcattAAGTTTCTTCTTTGTAATTCTTGTGGCTAATTAATCTGTGGCTATTATAAAGCCCTATGAAAAACTTGCATGTGCCGAACACACTTTCATATTAACAAGTGTTAGTTGGGGTATTACTATGTATTAGCTAGCAAGTAACAAGGCTCATGTTGCTATAGCTGAACAAATTGGAAAGAGGTGTGATATTCATgatcaagaaaaaacacaagtaCATAAATACTGGATTTGCTGGTGGAGAGTAATTGATGGTCCATGTATTCCTATCGAACAGGGGAGCTACCTTGGCTCAAATTGCAAATCCATATCGACCCCATTAGAGAGATGTCTCAATGCATTGCAGTTAGTTGTTTTCGTGCATGAAAAACTGAGTAGATTAGCAAAGCCCTTATAGTAGACAGATGGCCATAATGTTATGCCTTATCAGCCACATGGAAGAATGCACATAGATTTCTGATTAGATAACTTCTTGCTTTTCAGACTGGCCAAGCCAAGGTCAGACGATGCTGGGGTCTACATGTGCGTCTTCACTTTTGAGAACTCTCCTGCTGCGAATGCCAccattgaaataaaatgtaggTGTTGATTTGTAGGCATTGGGCTTGTTGTGACTGTTCAGATGAAGTTCCAAAGGCTACATTAGAGGTGCTACCAATAAAAATGTCCCTTGTGCCCTTGAGCACTTGCTCTCTGCCGTGTGAGGACCTATGATTTTAGATGCCCTTGACACCTGCATCAAACCACGGCCCAGCTCTGTAGCAGCAGATGGTGTCTTGTTTGTTTGATGGCGAGGGATTATGTCTCAACTGTAAAATCTGGTCACAGCCTTTTCTGGTCTAACGCACAGCTATGCAAGTAAATTAGGTTTGGTTATTGTTAGCTTTTCAAATGGCAAActggtaaaaataaaacttgagtgttgaagaatgcagaataatgaattagtttatgttctagttgttttgtcctttatacatcatattaaaatgaatggataGGAACCTCCTTGCAAAATATTGATTGTTCTCCTCTAAAGGTTTTAGTATGCAATGTGCATTCATTCTTTGTGTATGATACAGCAAAATTAATGCTTAGATTGTATCTCCAGTCCAGTGTGATATAGGCTACTTACAGATAATGCTAGAGAAGAAATCCatactgaatttttttttttagtatagtttattttttaatttctgTTCCAATACCGATGTTGTACCCAATATCAACTCAGTATAATtaatttcctttaaacacaaatggTACACAAGTGTGTTTTATAACCGTTACTTAAACCTTTATTTATGATGTAAAGTAACTACAAAACagctttgaaaaaataaaagaatacaaTATTAAGAAGTGTTTTGAGCCAACAATGGCCAGTAAATCATCTCATTACACCAATTTATACATCAAAATGGCTAAACCGATATCTTGGAACTATAGATCAATACTATCTGATCCATCAAAATTTTCAATATCGGCACCAATATCCATTACCAGTAtcatatcggtgcatccctactgAAAATGTTGTGAATAGGCTGCCTAGTTTTATTAGGCTGCTAGAAAAAATTACCTTTTTTTTCACCAAAACATAATATTGAAGCTTTCATGGTTTTCTTGTAGCTGCTCCTGAGATCCATGGTCACAAGCGCAGTGAGAATAGAAACGAGGGCCAGCGTGCTGTTCTATACTGTAAATCTGTGGGATATCCTCATCCAGTCTGGACCTGGCGCAAGTTTGACAACGGCTTTTTCAGGGTACATCCACTCAtttagtttaacacacaaatatgtGTTAAACTTGTAGGTGAGtagtaatttgttttatttatatgagaaaaattgcattgtggaaaacttaaaaaaataactacacTTCTTATCACAAATGGacatatacatttataatatgCATAATATTTAACAAGTAATTTAAATAATACCATACTATTCTAAAATGAACATCAAGTCCAAGTATTAAGTCAGTTACTACCTATTACATTTTACTACTGCTTCAAAATTATTGTTTAAATTACAATGCTACATTACACATGACATATCTGTGCGACAGGAACTTGACAACTCGAGCGGACGTTTCTTCATCAACAGCCGGGACAACTACACAGAGCTGCTCATTGAGAATTTGGACATTAATGCAGACCCAGGCGAGTACCAGTGCAATGCCACCAACATTATCGGCACCCACGAGGAGAAGTCTATCCTGAGGGTTCGCAGTCATCTTGCGCCCTTGTGGCCGCTGCTGGGAGTGCTCATTGAGATCATCATCCTGGTCATCATCATTGTGGTGTATGAAAAACGCAAGAAGCCCGAGGATTTACAAGACGGTAAGACCTCATTATATCTAAGTAAATATGTTTCAGTGAGTGATTCTACAAGCCTGTTAATAATGTATAATCAAAAAGGGGCGCCCTAAGCTTATAAATGCCAAAGGTTCAAAATGTTGGCAGTTCAGTATTTGGCCAAGTGCAAGAGGGGCATCTGTCAAATCTAGGACATTCTAagccagtttttatttttggtggTCCCAAACCCAAAGAGAGTTATTGAGAATTTTAGGCCAGCATTGTTTTGTCAGATGTGGCCAAATTAAGTTCACTGTGATATATCCAGGCAACACCAATGGCCCCAGGAAAAAAGTTCACTTTGGCAGTATAATAGTACGGCTGTTAGACACAT
This genomic window contains:
- the LOC117372775 gene encoding neuroplastin-like isoform X2, which translates into the protein MVPGKRRAAVMSFSLAILGSLMLQYVSSQNEPSIAASEPVILPMDSHSPPFSLQCNLTSSHSAHSESFWMKNGEEIPETRTSNKNTEYRLAKPRSDDAGVYMCVFTFENSPAANATIEIKSAPEIHGHKRSENRNEGQRAVLYCKSVGYPHPVWTWRKFDNGFFRELDNSSGRFFINSRDNYTELLIENLDINADPGEYQCNATNIIGTHEEKSILRVRSHLAPLWPLLGVLIEIIILVIIIVVYEKRKKPEDLQDDDDVAGPMKTNSTNNHKDKNLRQRNTN
- the LOC117372775 gene encoding neuroplastin-like isoform X1, which gives rise to MVPGKRRAAVMSFSLAILGSLMLQYVSSQNAGFIKSPLSETKLTGDAFELYCDVIGNPTPEIQWWYSETNRLDSFRQLWDGARKRRVSIGTAYGVNAVSALGVSRLTLDDAGIYECRASNDPQRNNLHQNPATTWVRAQATVTVLQKPSIAASEPVILPMDSHSPPFSLQCNLTSSHSAHSESFWMKNGEEIPETRTSNKNTEYRLAKPRSDDAGVYMCVFTFENSPAANATIEIKSAPEIHGHKRSENRNEGQRAVLYCKSVGYPHPVWTWRKFDNGFFRELDNSSGRFFINSRDNYTELLIENLDINADPGEYQCNATNIIGTHEEKSILRVRSHLAPLWPLLGVLIEIIILVIIIVVYEKRKKPEDLQDDDDVAGPMKTNSTNNHKDKNLRQRNTN